DNA from Acidimicrobiia bacterium:
AAACGAGGACGAGCCGCCCTCAACCAGATCACTGAATCCGCGACAGACCACTAGGTTCTAGGTTGTAGGTTCTGAGTTCCCGGCAGATCAGATTCTTCCACGGTAAAACCCAGAACCCATCACCTAGAACCTCTTGCTCCTACCTGGAACCTCTGGCTCTCTAGGCCGTCTGACTCTCGCTGTTTCCTCGGTTTCTGTTCGCCCATCCGGCCATGTAGAGCAGCGTGAAGATCATCGCGAATCCGACGAGCGACATGAACGGAAACGAGATGAAACCGAACTGCCAGATGTAGCGCTCGGTACACGAGGCATCGACCCCGCAAAAGCCTGATTCGAGGCTCGGATTCAGCTGGAGCACATACTGGTAGGCGGCCAGCGCAGCACCGATTACGACGAGTGGATAGGAATACAACCGGATTCCCAAGTCCCTGCGATATGCGGCGATGGCGAGGATGATCGCCAGCGGGTACATCGCGATCCGCTGATACCAGCAGAGATCACATGCGGCGAACTCCGCCACTTCCGAGTAGTAGAGGCTCCCCACCATGGAAACCGCCGCAATGAACGATCCGAGCCACAAGGCAGTGGGAGCGACCAGGTCGACCGCCGCGTCTCTGAACCGGGCGATGGCGGGCGACCACCTAGCCGCCACCATGACGACCACGACGCCGACGACCCCGGCCAGCGCAGCGAGCGTCAGCAACGCGAAGAAGATTGAGACCGTTTCAACACTCATGAACGGCATTCTTCCACAGCCGGCGCCACGCGACGGCATCGAGCCTCTGCCGGTCAGTTAGCCTGAGAAATGATGCGAGCCGTCGTCAAGACATCATCCAGCCCCGGACTCGAAATGATCGACGTACCGGTGCCCGCGGTGGGTCCCGATGAGATACTTCTCCAAGTCAAGGCCACCTCGATCTGCGGCACCGACCTCCACATCCGTAACTGGGATCCATGGGCACAGTCGCACGTCACTCCCCCGCTCGTGGTCGGTCACGAGATGTGCGGTGTGGTCGTCGACAAAGGTCCAAGAGCCGACGGACCGGAGATAGGGCAACTGGTCTCGGTTGAGTCGCACATCGTGTGCAACCGGTGTGCATTCTGCCGAACCGGCAAGGGCCACCTCTGCGAGAACACCAAGATCCTCGGCGTCGGCCGGGACGGCGTCTATGCCGAATACGTCGCGGTCCCTGCCATGAATGCCTGGCCGGATCCGCCCGACATGCCGTATTCGATCGCATCCCTGCAGGAGAATTTCGGCAACGCAGTGCACACCGCCTCAGTACCGATCGTCTCGGGCCGCAAAGTCCTCGTCACCGGGTGCGGACCGGTCGGGGTCATGGCCATCGCGGTGGCGCGAGCGTTAGGGGCACGCCTGATCATCGCCAGCGACGTCAGCCAGTTTCGGCTCGACATGGCCAAGCAGATGGGCGCCGACATCATCGTCAACCCGATCTCAGACGATGTGGTCGGAACCATCATGGACGTCACTGAGGGAGAAGGAGTCGACGTTCTACTCGAGATGTCCGGCGCACCGTCGGCAATCGACCAGGGATTCTCCACCCTCAAGCCCGGTGGGGAGGCGGCGCTCCTGGGCCTGACCTCGGGTGCACTGGACTTCAACCTCGACGACCACATCATCTTCAAAGGTGCCAGCGTGTACGGCATCGTTGGACGCAGGCTCTGGGTCGATTGGTACCAAATGCGAGGCCTGCTTCGCTCCGGCGCCGTCGACCTCACGCCGGTCGTCACCCACCGCTACGCCCTCGATGACTTCGAGCGAGCATTCGAGACCATGGCCTCAGGAGAGTGCGGGAAGGTCATCATGTTCCCCGATCCGGCAGATGCCGACGGACCGCTGGAGTGACGATGGACAAAGTCGAGTACCTGCGCGAACAGTTGGCGGAGTTAGCCACGTCCGGCCTCGAAAACCAGATCCGCCACGTAGATGGACCCCAAGGGGCCCGGATAACCGTCGACGGGCGCAACGTTCTGAACTTCTGCTCGAACAACTACCTGGGCCTGGCCAATGACCCTCGCCTCATCTCAGCCGCCAAGGCTGCTCTCGATCGTTACGGCATCGGCCCCGGAGCGGTTCGGACGATCGCCGGGACGATGACGATCCATGACGAACTGGAGCGGAAGTTGGCCGAGTTCAAGGGAGTCGAGTCGGCGATCTCCTTCCAGTCGGGCTTCGTCGCCAACGCCGGTGCCATCCCGGCCCTCGTCGGTGCCGGCGACATCATCGTCACCGACGAGTTCAATCACGCTTCCATCATCGATGGCGTCCGCCTGGCGAAGGCAGATCGCAAGATCTACTGGCATGCAGACGTTGATCACCTCGATGCGCAACTCGCCGAGGCGCGCCGCCAGGGGGCCGGGCACATCCTCATCATCACCGATGGAGTCTTCTCGATGGACGGTGACATCGCCCCTCTCGACGCCATCGTCGAGACTGCCGATCGTTACCAGGCCATGGTCATGGTCGACGACGCGCACGGCGAAGGCGTACTCGGACGTGGAGGGCGTGGGATCGTCGATCACTTCGGACTGCACGGCCGCGTGGAAGTCGAAGTCGGCACGATGTCGAAGGCGTTCGGGGTAGTTGGCGGCTACGTCGCCGGACCGGAACCGGTCGTCAAATGGCTCCGGCAGCGTGCCCGTCCGTTCCTGTTTTCGTCGGCCGCAACCCCGCCGGATGTTGCGGCATGCATCGCCTCCATCGACATCCTCGGCGATTCGACCGCTCTGGTCGACCGGCTGTGGGCGAACGCCCGGCGATTCCGGCAGGCCATGAACGGCCTCGGGTTCGACACCGGGTCGACCGCCACGCCGATCACGCCCGTGATGCTAGGCGAAGAAGAAACGGCGCGCGAGTTCTCCAGGCGTCTCTTCGACGACCACGAGGTGTTTGCCCAGGCGATCGCCTATCCGACCGTCCCGATGGGCGAGGCCCGGATCCGGGTGATGATCTCGGCCGCCCATAGCC
Protein-coding regions in this window:
- a CDS encoding disulfide bond formation protein B, which encodes MSVETVSIFFALLTLAALAGVVGVVVVMVAARWSPAIARFRDAAVDLVAPTALWLGSFIAAVSMVGSLYYSEVAEFAACDLCWYQRIAMYPLAIILAIAAYRRDLGIRLYSYPLVVIGAALAAYQYVLQLNPSLESGFCGVDASCTERYIWQFGFISFPFMSLVGFAMIFTLLYMAGWANRNRGNSESQTA
- a CDS encoding glycine C-acetyltransferase, which translates into the protein MDKVEYLREQLAELATSGLENQIRHVDGPQGARITVDGRNVLNFCSNNYLGLANDPRLISAAKAALDRYGIGPGAVRTIAGTMTIHDELERKLAEFKGVESAISFQSGFVANAGAIPALVGAGDIIVTDEFNHASIIDGVRLAKADRKIYWHADVDHLDAQLAEARRQGAGHILIITDGVFSMDGDIAPLDAIVETADRYQAMVMVDDAHGEGVLGRGGRGIVDHFGLHGRVEVEVGTMSKAFGVVGGYVAGPEPVVKWLRQRARPFLFSSAATPPDVAACIASIDILGDSTALVDRLWANARRFRQAMNGLGFDTGSTATPITPVMLGEEETAREFSRRLFDDHEVFAQAIAYPTVPMGEARIRVMISAAHSPEDLDLGLAAFAAVGGTMGVIDDK
- the tdh gene encoding L-threonine 3-dehydrogenase; this encodes MRAVVKTSSSPGLEMIDVPVPAVGPDEILLQVKATSICGTDLHIRNWDPWAQSHVTPPLVVGHEMCGVVVDKGPRADGPEIGQLVSVESHIVCNRCAFCRTGKGHLCENTKILGVGRDGVYAEYVAVPAMNAWPDPPDMPYSIASLQENFGNAVHTASVPIVSGRKVLVTGCGPVGVMAIAVARALGARLIIASDVSQFRLDMAKQMGADIIVNPISDDVVGTIMDVTEGEGVDVLLEMSGAPSAIDQGFSTLKPGGEAALLGLTSGALDFNLDDHIIFKGASVYGIVGRRLWVDWYQMRGLLRSGAVDLTPVVTHRYALDDFERAFETMASGECGKVIMFPDPADADGPLE